A genomic stretch from Acidimicrobiales bacterium includes:
- a CDS encoding type II toxin-antitoxin system HipA family toxin codes for MTTDVYTPVEVVEVRAWGRRVGAVAPDPAAGAYVFEYAPEWISGPVELAPLHMPNRRAPYAFPDLDAVTWKRLPPLLADALPDDFGNTLVDAWMARRGIERDRITPLDRLAYTGERGMGALTFHPPLAERPDEPTAIALADLVTSARQVLDGEFPAAAPAEDTLRQLIQVGSSAGGARAKAVVAFNPETAQIRSGQFDPPPGFGQWLVKLDGVTTGQDRGVRILDGAGYGRIEFAYHLMATAAGIAMTECRLLPEGPRAHFLTRRFDRTDDGGRLHVLSLCGLDHLDFRRPGAHSYEQLLLVVESLGLGPDAAAEVFRRCVFNVAAVNRDDHTKNVAFSCTPDGEWSLAPAFDLTHSYRVDSVWVARHQMSVNGKTEEIARADLETMGDRFAVPGYRSIIDEVLAAVAVWEDFADDAGVPDDRIAAIRADMDAFAPR; via the coding sequence ATGACCACCGATGTGTACACACCGGTCGAGGTCGTCGAGGTTCGGGCCTGGGGCCGCCGAGTCGGGGCCGTCGCTCCTGATCCCGCCGCGGGCGCCTACGTCTTCGAGTACGCCCCCGAGTGGATCTCGGGCCCCGTCGAGCTCGCGCCGCTCCACATGCCCAATCGGCGGGCGCCCTACGCGTTCCCCGATCTCGACGCCGTCACGTGGAAGCGCCTTCCGCCCCTGTTGGCCGATGCCCTCCCCGACGACTTCGGCAACACCCTGGTCGATGCGTGGATGGCCCGTCGAGGTATCGAGCGCGACCGGATCACTCCGCTCGACCGACTCGCCTACACCGGCGAACGGGGCATGGGCGCCCTCACCTTCCATCCCCCGCTCGCCGAGCGTCCCGACGAGCCGACGGCGATCGCACTGGCCGATCTGGTCACCTCCGCTCGCCAGGTCCTCGACGGCGAGTTCCCCGCCGCCGCTCCGGCGGAGGACACGCTGCGGCAGCTGATCCAGGTCGGCTCGTCCGCAGGCGGCGCGCGGGCCAAGGCGGTCGTCGCGTTCAACCCCGAAACAGCCCAGATCCGATCCGGCCAGTTCGACCCGCCACCCGGGTTCGGGCAGTGGCTCGTCAAGCTCGACGGCGTGACGACCGGTCAGGACCGTGGCGTCCGGATTCTCGACGGCGCCGGCTACGGGCGGATCGAGTTCGCCTACCACCTGATGGCGACCGCGGCGGGCATCGCCATGACCGAGTGCCGGTTGCTGCCCGAGGGGCCGCGGGCGCACTTCCTGACCCGGCGGTTCGACCGAACCGACGACGGTGGTCGACTCCACGTCCTGTCGTTGTGCGGCCTGGACCACCTCGACTTCCGCCGTCCCGGCGCACACAGCTACGAGCAACTCCTGCTCGTCGTCGAGTCGCTCGGCCTCGGGCCCGACGCCGCCGCGGAGGTGTTCCGCCGCTGTGTGTTCAACGTCGCCGCGGTCAACCGCGACGATCACACCAAGAACGTCGCGTTCTCGTGCACCCCCGACGGCGAGTGGTCGCTCGCTCCCGCGTTCGATCTGACCCACTCGTATCGCGTCGACAGCGTGTGGGTCGCCCGCCACCAGATGTCGGTCAACGGCAAGACCGAGGAGATCGCCCGAGCCGACCTCGAGACGATGGGTGACCGGTTCGCGGTGCCCGGGTACCGGTCGATCATCGACGAAGTCCTCGCCGCCGTCGCCGTCTGGGAGGACTTCGCCGACGACGCTGGCGTTCCCGACGATCGCATCGCCGCGATCCGCGCCGACATGGACGCGTTCGCCCCGAGATGA
- a CDS encoding fatty acid--CoA ligase family protein, with the protein MGEPSSAEHVDLSSLLIDHPFGDDEVLLHGSTRSWTAGEARAEVERLRSELAAAGVPVGAAVAVRSGGCETVIAMTAIWRHGAVFVPVNDRLPDAAVESLLERTGVAAVVVGTAVERRSGSAVHEPGAAFVLFTSGTTGEPKAIVHHHDAYLEIIDRVLGPLSAARDTAKRPSPNLIPVPMALNAGIYNALFGLRAGAPLVLMDRFTTTEFATLVRRHEIRSTVLPPASIAMLNDDAEISDLGPLRYVRSITAPLSPFQARRFTERFGVFVLNGYGQAELGEVIGWTAADAKAHPERIGAVGRPHPGVEVRIDAPDDRGVGELSVKPPAPPADGVVATLGDRLGADGFVRTGDLARLDDGWVWIEGRVGDLINRGGNKVFPDEVEEVLASVVGIREAAVVGMPDDRLGEVPVAFVVGDAPDADLEAACRTHLAPYKVPVRYERIERLPRSDVGKLLRRELQ; encoded by the coding sequence ATGGGTGAGCCGTCGTCGGCGGAGCACGTCGACCTCTCGTCGCTGCTGATCGACCATCCGTTCGGCGACGACGAGGTGCTGCTGCACGGATCGACCCGGTCGTGGACGGCGGGCGAGGCGCGAGCGGAAGTGGAACGTCTGCGGAGCGAGCTGGCCGCCGCCGGGGTACCGGTCGGTGCGGCGGTGGCGGTGCGGTCGGGCGGATGCGAGACCGTGATCGCCATGACCGCGATCTGGCGGCACGGTGCCGTCTTCGTTCCGGTCAACGACCGGCTGCCCGACGCGGCCGTCGAGTCGCTGCTCGAACGAACCGGTGTCGCTGCGGTCGTCGTCGGCACCGCGGTCGAACGACGGTCGGGGTCGGCCGTGCACGAACCGGGCGCGGCCTTCGTGCTCTTCACCAGCGGCACGACGGGTGAGCCCAAGGCGATCGTGCATCACCACGACGCCTATCTCGAGATCATCGATCGGGTGCTGGGCCCGCTCTCGGCTGCGCGAGACACGGCGAAACGCCCCTCGCCCAACCTGATCCCGGTACCGATGGCGCTCAACGCCGGGATCTACAACGCCCTGTTCGGGCTGCGGGCCGGCGCGCCGCTGGTGCTCATGGACCGCTTCACCACCACCGAGTTCGCCACGCTCGTGCGCCGCCACGAGATCCGCTCGACCGTGCTGCCGCCCGCGTCGATCGCGATGCTCAACGACGATGCGGAGATCAGCGATCTCGGCCCCCTGCGCTATGTGCGCTCGATCACCGCGCCGCTGTCGCCGTTCCAGGCCCGCCGCTTCACCGAACGATTCGGCGTGTTCGTACTCAACGGCTACGGCCAGGCCGAACTCGGTGAGGTGATCGGATGGACGGCGGCCGACGCCAAGGCCCACCCCGAGCGGATCGGTGCGGTCGGTCGGCCTCACCCCGGGGTCGAGGTCCGGATCGACGCACCCGACGACCGTGGCGTCGGCGAGCTGTCGGTGAAGCCGCCGGCCCCGCCGGCTGACGGTGTCGTCGCGACGCTCGGCGACCGGCTCGGCGCCGACGGATTCGTGCGGACCGGCGACCTCGCTCGGCTCGACGACGGGTGGGTGTGGATCGAGGGCCGCGTCGGTGACCTGATCAATCGCGGTGGCAACAAGGTCTTCCCCGACGAGGTCGAGGAGGTGCTGGCCTCGGTGGTCGGCATCCGTGAAGCCGCCGTCGTCGGCATGCCCGATGACCGCCTCGGGGAGGTTCCGGTCGCGTTCGTGGTCGGCGACGCTCCCGATGCCGACCTCGAAGCGGCGTGTCGAACCCATCTCGCGCCCTACAAGGTGCCGGTGCGGTACGAACGAATCGAACGACTCCCCCGCAGCGATGTCGGGAAGCTCCTGCGAAGGGAACTGCAATGA
- a CDS encoding tRNA (cytidine(34)-2'-O)-methyltransferase, whose translation MHVVLVHPEIAPNTGAIIRLCANTGAELHLVEPLGFVLSDSLLKRGGLDYHEHATMQVHPDVDTALAGLPGRRFGFSSRGARRYTDITFAPDDVLVFGAERAGLDEHAMSRIPDDHLLSIPMRPDNRSLNLANAVSIVLYEAWRQHGFDGAAPLGGTTTAERLHLDPFDR comes from the coding sequence ATGCACGTCGTGCTGGTGCACCCGGAGATCGCGCCCAACACCGGTGCCATCATCCGGCTCTGCGCCAACACCGGCGCCGAACTACACCTCGTGGAACCGCTCGGGTTCGTCCTGAGCGACTCACTGCTGAAGCGGGGCGGACTCGACTACCACGAGCACGCGACGATGCAGGTCCACCCCGACGTCGACACGGCCCTCGCCGGCCTTCCCGGACGCCGGTTCGGATTCTCGTCGAGGGGGGCACGGCGCTACACCGACATCACCTTCGCCCCCGACGACGTCCTCGTCTTCGGCGCCGAGCGAGCCGGGCTGGATGAGCACGCGATGTCGCGGATCCCCGACGACCACCTCCTCTCGATCCCGATGCGACCCGACAACCGGAGCCTGAACCTGGCGAACGCGGTGTCGATCGTGCTCTACGAAGCCTGGCGGCAACACGGTTTCGACGGGGCCGCTCCCCTCGGCGGCACCACCACTGCCGAGCGGCTCCATCTGGACCCATTCGATCGATGA
- a CDS encoding AMP-binding protein — protein sequence MNDLPQTLPGLVEYAADRWPDAVMLRSRQGDTATFGGYRERVERMAAGFADMGIRAGDVVSWILPTWVDTVVLAGALSRLGAVQNPIIAIYRDREVGFCCRQSGARLLVTPGEFGGHDFAAMGARVAADIDGLDHLVVAPGRFPAGDPATLPPAVDDPGGVRWLTYTSGTTADPKGARHTDRTVGAFPLAMGRRLDVQAGDRYSLVFPFPHIGGIGLLYMALQTGCTHLMDETVDPVATVDFLAEHGCTHAGTGTPFYLMYLAAQERRAAAGDGALFPDLKVCPGGGAPIPPAMHRRVVEELGGVGVASGWGLTESPVLTNGDVHDPDEKLATTEGRALPGVDLIAVDADERVCPPGVEGELRAKGPQVMLGYVDAALDADAFDANGYFRTGDLGVIDAEGYVTITGRLKDIIIRNGENISAKEVEDLLFTSPEVVDVAVFGVPDDRTGERVVAAIVAAEGTTPTVESIGGFLRAAGLRTQALPERVDLLPALPRSPAGKVLKRELQRG from the coding sequence ATGAACGACCTGCCCCAGACCCTTCCCGGCCTCGTCGAGTACGCCGCCGACCGTTGGCCCGACGCCGTGATGCTCCGCTCCCGCCAGGGCGACACCGCGACGTTCGGTGGGTATCGGGAGCGAGTCGAGCGGATGGCTGCGGGCTTCGCCGACATGGGGATCCGGGCCGGCGACGTCGTCTCGTGGATCCTCCCCACCTGGGTCGACACCGTCGTACTCGCCGGCGCACTGTCACGGCTCGGCGCGGTCCAGAACCCGATCATCGCCATCTATCGCGACCGCGAGGTCGGCTTCTGCTGCCGTCAGAGCGGCGCTCGGCTCCTCGTCACGCCCGGCGAGTTCGGCGGTCACGACTTCGCAGCGATGGGGGCACGCGTGGCGGCCGACATCGACGGCCTCGACCACCTCGTGGTGGCGCCCGGAAGGTTCCCCGCCGGTGACCCCGCGACCCTGCCGCCCGCGGTCGACGACCCCGGCGGAGTGCGCTGGCTGACCTACACCTCCGGGACCACCGCCGATCCGAAGGGCGCCCGCCACACCGACCGCACCGTCGGCGCCTTCCCCCTCGCGATGGGCCGGCGTCTCGACGTGCAGGCGGGCGACCGCTACTCGCTGGTCTTCCCGTTCCCCCACATCGGCGGGATCGGGCTCCTCTACATGGCGCTCCAGACCGGGTGCACCCATCTCATGGACGAGACCGTCGACCCGGTCGCCACCGTCGATTTCCTGGCCGAACACGGCTGCACCCATGCCGGCACGGGCACGCCCTTCTACCTGATGTACCTGGCGGCACAAGAACGCCGGGCCGCAGCCGGCGACGGCGCCCTCTTTCCCGATCTCAAGGTCTGCCCCGGTGGCGGCGCACCGATTCCCCCGGCGATGCACCGCCGGGTGGTCGAGGAGTTGGGCGGTGTCGGCGTGGCGTCGGGATGGGGGCTCACCGAGTCACCCGTCCTCACCAACGGCGACGTGCACGACCCCGACGAGAAGCTCGCCACCACCGAGGGACGGGCGCTGCCCGGTGTCGACCTCATCGCCGTCGACGCCGACGAACGGGTGTGTCCCCCCGGCGTCGAGGGTGAACTCCGGGCGAAGGGGCCGCAGGTGATGCTCGGCTACGTCGACGCCGCGCTCGATGCGGATGCCTTCGATGCCAACGGCTACTTCCGCACCGGCGACCTCGGCGTCATCGACGCCGAGGGCTATGTGACCATCACGGGCCGGCTGAAGGACATCATCATCCGCAACGGCGAGAACATCTCGGCCAAGGAGGTCGAGGACCTCCTCTTCACGTCGCCGGAGGTCGTCGACGTCGCCGTGTTCGGGGTGCCCGACGACCGGACCGGCGAACGCGTCGTCGCGGCCATCGTCGCCGCGGAGGGGACCACCCCGACGGTCGAGTCGATCGGTGGCTTCCTGCGGGCCGCCGGGCTGCGCACCCAGGCCCTCCCCGAGCGCGTCGATCTGCTCCCTGCGCTCCCCCGCAGCCCGGCCGGCAAGGTCCTCAAGCGCGAGCTGCAGCGCGGCTGA
- a CDS encoding CmcI family methyltransferase, producing MFPLWDVAIAPVLSACGARKVVEIGALRGENTVQILDHLGPEGELHVIDPVPDFDPAEHERQFPGRYFFHEALSLDVLPDLEPMDAALIDGDHNWWTVYNECRLLAENALAAGRFMPVMILHDVAWPYGRRDLYYDPSNVPEERRQPYDYLGMRPGQSKLAKRGGLNPTMANALEEGGERNGVMTGLDDFVKEHPKPIRQIVLPFYFGLAIIAEEERLAAEPELAAAFDRLESAEARYDMLEVAEDIRIKAMLFQHNVFFQREEFQARAAARYLGVVKSALLDEHYIENEVRIEQLFDAAQNGTRLDAAALRDPMRFDKQRANRLERSRSRVAGPDAHANSSFLPYTAMGRSRLEHLEACADHVRTGGVAGDFVECGTGRGGGAIFLRAYLEGHELKEPRVWVADRFRSADDGDDAPRMPKRGVAGFRADLNMVREGFDRFDLLDDRVSFLVGPLESSLADAPIDSIALLRIGHTAGAKTGAILEQLYDKLSVGAVVVVDELAHDSTREDVEAFHARRGIQAPLERIDESTVSWVKSAGDGTAAESAATPAGRGAPILRPRTQGTLDLSVVVVFYNMRREAERTLRSLSRSYQEGIDDLRYEVIAIDNGSDPEQRLDEAFVSQFGPEFRLLDMGADAMPSPVFALNRGIELGEGENFALMIDGAHVVTPGALRFAMSAMRDHAPAVVVTQQWYIGPGQQGDVMEQGYDRAYEDALFERIDWPNAGYRLFEIGSFVGDRDWFDGVWESNCIFASRAQLQQIGGFDESFDVAGGGYANLELYERLGNAPGINVCTMIGEGSFHQMHGGTTTNQTDAVERRSRIFGYAEKYAELRGRPFKGPGKPLHYVGRMPNDAARRSKPRRLAPRAFIEDAVVDGKPTSPTPMPLELSTAFTEAVWHTLPWRETTWLGRAVSSAPTDLLAYQELIVGIRPDVVIETGAADGGRSLFLASILEMVGHGRVVAIGADANDRPTHDRLVYVDGDVGDGSLDEHLAELVGDGRGLVILGGAADRATTHREFTRLERFVPVGSFVVVAETILNGNPVWPAFGPGPAEGVKQILGDRGEFVADRSMEKFSLTFNPGGFLRRVR from the coding sequence ATGTTTCCCCTCTGGGATGTAGCCATCGCGCCTGTTCTGTCCGCCTGCGGCGCCCGAAAGGTCGTCGAGATCGGTGCCCTTCGTGGAGAGAACACCGTGCAGATCCTCGACCATCTCGGTCCGGAGGGCGAGCTCCACGTCATCGACCCGGTGCCCGACTTCGACCCCGCCGAGCACGAGCGGCAGTTCCCGGGGCGGTACTTCTTCCACGAGGCGCTGAGCCTCGACGTCCTCCCCGATCTCGAACCCATGGACGCCGCGCTGATCGACGGCGACCACAACTGGTGGACGGTCTACAACGAGTGTCGCCTCCTGGCCGAGAACGCACTGGCAGCCGGCCGGTTCATGCCGGTGATGATCCTCCACGACGTGGCGTGGCCCTACGGACGTCGTGACCTCTACTACGACCCCAGCAACGTCCCCGAGGAGCGCCGCCAGCCCTACGACTACCTCGGCATGCGTCCGGGTCAGTCGAAGCTGGCCAAGCGGGGCGGCCTCAATCCGACGATGGCCAACGCACTCGAGGAGGGCGGCGAGCGCAACGGCGTGATGACGGGCCTCGACGACTTCGTCAAGGAACACCCGAAGCCGATCCGCCAGATCGTGCTGCCGTTCTACTTCGGCCTCGCGATCATCGCCGAGGAGGAACGGCTGGCGGCCGAGCCCGAGCTCGCTGCCGCGTTCGATCGACTCGAATCGGCCGAGGCCCGCTACGACATGCTCGAGGTCGCCGAAGACATCCGCATCAAGGCGATGCTCTTCCAGCACAACGTCTTCTTCCAGCGCGAAGAGTTCCAGGCCCGGGCGGCGGCCCGCTATCTCGGCGTGGTGAAGTCGGCCCTGCTCGACGAGCACTACATCGAGAACGAGGTACGGATCGAGCAGCTGTTCGACGCGGCACAGAACGGCACCCGTCTCGATGCGGCGGCGCTGCGCGACCCCATGCGATTCGACAAGCAGCGTGCGAACCGTCTGGAGCGGTCGCGCTCTCGCGTCGCGGGCCCGGATGCGCACGCCAACTCGTCGTTCCTCCCCTATACCGCCATGGGCCGCTCGCGTCTCGAGCATCTCGAGGCGTGTGCGGATCACGTCCGCACCGGCGGCGTCGCCGGCGACTTCGTGGAGTGCGGCACCGGCCGTGGTGGTGGCGCCATCTTCCTGCGGGCCTATCTCGAGGGACATGAGCTGAAGGAGCCGCGGGTCTGGGTCGCCGATCGGTTCCGATCGGCCGACGACGGCGACGACGCACCCCGGATGCCGAAGCGGGGCGTCGCCGGCTTCCGGGCCGACCTCAACATGGTGCGAGAGGGATTCGACCGGTTCGACCTGCTCGACGATCGGGTGTCGTTCCTCGTCGGCCCGCTCGAGAGTTCGCTCGCCGACGCTCCCATCGATTCGATCGCGCTGCTGCGCATCGGTCACACGGCGGGAGCGAAGACGGGAGCGATCCTCGAACAGCTCTACGACAAGTTGTCGGTCGGGGCGGTGGTGGTCGTCGACGAGTTGGCCCACGACTCGACCCGGGAGGATGTCGAGGCGTTCCATGCCCGCCGCGGGATCCAGGCACCACTCGAGCGCATCGACGAGTCGACCGTCTCGTGGGTGAAGTCCGCAGGTGACGGTACCGCCGCCGAATCCGCGGCGACTCCGGCGGGCCGCGGCGCTCCCATCCTGCGCCCGAGGACCCAGGGGACGCTCGACCTGAGTGTCGTGGTGGTGTTCTACAACATGCGACGGGAGGCCGAACGCACGTTGCGGTCGTTGTCCCGGTCGTATCAGGAGGGGATCGACGACCTGCGGTACGAGGTCATCGCCATCGACAACGGGTCCGATCCCGAGCAGCGGCTCGACGAGGCCTTCGTGTCGCAGTTCGGGCCCGAGTTCCGTCTCCTCGACATGGGTGCCGACGCGATGCCGTCGCCGGTGTTCGCGTTGAACCGGGGCATCGAGCTCGGTGAGGGCGAGAACTTCGCGCTGATGATCGATGGCGCCCATGTGGTCACTCCCGGTGCGCTGCGCTTCGCCATGTCGGCGATGCGCGACCACGCTCCCGCCGTCGTCGTCACCCAGCAGTGGTACATCGGCCCGGGGCAGCAGGGCGATGTGATGGAGCAGGGCTACGACCGCGCCTACGAAGACGCTCTCTTCGAGCGGATCGACTGGCCGAACGCCGGCTATCGCCTGTTCGAGATCGGATCGTTCGTCGGTGATCGCGACTGGTTCGACGGCGTGTGGGAGAGCAACTGCATCTTCGCGTCGCGGGCCCAGTTGCAGCAGATCGGTGGGTTCGACGAGTCCTTCGACGTCGCCGGTGGGGGCTATGCCAACCTCGAGCTCTACGAGCGTCTCGGCAACGCACCGGGGATCAACGTGTGCACGATGATCGGTGAGGGCTCGTTCCACCAGATGCACGGTGGAACGACCACCAACCAGACCGACGCGGTCGAGCGTCGATCGCGCATCTTCGGCTACGCCGAGAAGTACGCCGAGCTCCGGGGCCGGCCCTTCAAGGGACCGGGCAAGCCGCTGCACTACGTGGGACGCATGCCCAACGACGCGGCGAGGCGGAGCAAGCCGCGCCGGCTCGCCCCGCGGGCCTTCATCGAGGACGCGGTCGTCGACGGCAAACCGACGTCGCCGACCCCGATGCCGCTGGAGCTCTCCACCGCGTTCACCGAAGCGGTGTGGCACACCCTGCCCTGGCGGGAAACCACCTGGCTCGGTCGTGCGGTTTCGAGCGCGCCGACGGACCTTCTCGCCTATCAGGAACTGATCGTCGGGATCCGTCCCGATGTCGTCATCGAGACGGGAGCGGCCGACGGTGGCCGGTCCCTGTTCCTCGCATCGATCCTCGAGATGGTCGGGCACGGCCGCGTTGTCGCCATCGGCGCTGATGCGAATGACCGTCCGACGCACGATCGCCTCGTGTACGTCGACGGCGACGTCGGCGATGGCTCGCTCGACGAACACCTCGCCGAGCTGGTCGGCGACGGGCGGGGTCTCGTCATCCTCGGAGGAGCGGCCGACCGAGCGACGACGCATCGCGAGTTCACCCGGCTCGAACGCTTCGTCCCCGTCGGCTCCTTTGTCGTGGTCGCCGAGACGATCCTCAACGGCAACCCGGTGTGGCCGGCCTTCGGACCGGGACCGGCCGAGGGCGTGAAGCAGATCCTGGGCGACCGGGGCGAATTCGTCGCCGATCGATCGATGGAGAAGTTCTCGTTGACCTTCAACCCGGGCGGGTTCCTGCGGCGGGTTCGCTGA
- a CDS encoding acyl-CoA dehydrogenase family protein, producing the protein MSERLTLDRSATDDEIVAVVTDWVEAHVPESWRRAAAEGPDALRAARPRADYEAWYPTFADAGLAVATWPVPYGGLDLTNAQARVVESVLAPHNLGRLNPLGLNNTASALFAFGTEEQRLRFLPPMVRNEERWCQLFSEPGAGSDLASLSMRAERDGDEWVLSGQKVWSTWAHRSDLAICLARTHPEQPKRKGITYFLVDLRVPGVEVRELRHMGGEVDFNEVWLDEVRVPDFQRVGEAGDGWRVAGATLSSERQMVAGAGSGGIGRLGGRGVDELLAAPGHLDPVARDRVMRLYAEERIRDWTNQRVRATVKAGGTPGPAASIGKVHQAVLNQALQLAAVDRLGAASMAWEGPDMPHQVRGMIRSRANSIEGGTTEINKNVLGEQVLGLPREPDPWHGAPWQEVPRS; encoded by the coding sequence ATGAGCGAGCGGCTGACACTGGACCGCAGCGCAACCGACGACGAGATCGTGGCCGTCGTGACCGACTGGGTCGAGGCGCACGTGCCCGAATCGTGGCGCCGCGCCGCAGCCGAAGGCCCCGACGCGCTGCGTGCCGCGCGGCCCCGGGCCGACTACGAGGCCTGGTATCCGACGTTCGCCGATGCCGGTCTGGCCGTCGCCACGTGGCCCGTGCCCTACGGCGGCCTCGATCTCACCAACGCCCAGGCCCGTGTCGTCGAGTCCGTCCTCGCCCCGCACAACCTGGGTCGGCTCAATCCGCTCGGGTTGAACAACACGGCCTCGGCCCTGTTCGCCTTCGGCACCGAGGAGCAGCGGCTCCGCTTCCTCCCGCCCATGGTCCGAAACGAGGAGCGCTGGTGCCAGCTCTTCTCCGAACCGGGCGCCGGCTCCGATCTCGCGTCGCTGTCCATGCGAGCCGAACGCGACGGCGACGAATGGGTGCTGTCGGGCCAGAAGGTGTGGAGCACCTGGGCGCACCGCTCCGACTTAGCGATCTGTCTCGCCCGCACCCATCCCGAACAGCCGAAGCGCAAGGGCATCACCTACTTCCTCGTCGATCTGCGGGTCCCGGGGGTCGAGGTGCGCGAGCTGCGCCACATGGGTGGCGAGGTCGACTTCAACGAGGTGTGGCTCGACGAGGTGCGGGTGCCCGACTTCCAGCGGGTCGGCGAGGCCGGCGACGGCTGGCGGGTGGCCGGGGCGACCCTCTCGAGCGAGCGTCAGATGGTGGCCGGTGCCGGCTCAGGTGGCATCGGTCGTCTCGGCGGGCGAGGCGTCGACGAGCTGTTGGCCGCCCCGGGACACCTCGATCCGGTGGCCCGCGATCGTGTGATGCGGCTCTACGCCGAGGAACGCATCCGCGACTGGACCAACCAGCGGGTGCGCGCCACCGTCAAGGCGGGCGGTACCCCGGGCCCGGCCGCCTCGATCGGCAAGGTGCACCAGGCCGTGCTCAACCAGGCGTTGCAGCTCGCCGCGGTGGATCGCCTTGGCGCCGCGTCGATGGCGTGGGAGGGTCCCGACATGCCCCACCAGGTCCGCGGCATGATCCGCAGTCGTGCCAACTCGATCGAGGGCGGCACCACCGAGATCAACAAGAACGTATTGGGCGAGCAGGTGCTCGGGCTTCCCCGCGAGCCCGACCCCTGGCACGGCGCCCCCTGGCAGGAAGTACCCCGCTCGTGA
- a CDS encoding helix-turn-helix transcriptional regulator: MVERRTLVEWEEAMGRQVRDLRTRDGLTQAELARRANVSVGTIRNLESGAGSTLSTLIEVVRALGRTEWLEALTPPITVSPLELLDERLRRP; the protein is encoded by the coding sequence GTGGTCGAACGTCGGACGTTGGTGGAGTGGGAGGAAGCGATGGGCCGCCAGGTCCGAGACCTCCGCACCCGCGATGGCCTCACCCAGGCCGAACTCGCCCGGCGCGCCAACGTCTCGGTCGGGACCATCCGCAACCTCGAGTCCGGAGCGGGATCGACCCTCTCGACCCTGATCGAGGTGGTGCGTGCGCTCGGACGCACGGAATGGCTCGAAGCCCTCACCCCACCCATCACGGTCTCCCCTCTCGAACTCCTCGACGAACGTCTGCGCCGGCCATGA
- a CDS encoding enoyl-CoA hydratase/isomerase family protein, producing the protein MNYSSFDHLEVFRDGPVGWLVNDRPDVRNAMSGDMRDEFAVSWRELDADPEVRVIVHTGNGRDFQTGVDVGELASDGIGMERYRQSMEDFDVHFTSWHQEVWKPVITAVNGICCGGGFHWVADADIVIAASDAQFFDPHVSVGQVVAIEAIGLMKKMPVEAVMRMAFMGKYERMGAERAYELGMISEIVDPPEQLRARAQEIGETIARNSPAAMAATKKALWGALELGLTDACRAGAQHLVGMWGHPDQDEGPRAFAEKRDPEWQPLADG; encoded by the coding sequence GTGAACTACTCGTCGTTCGATCATCTCGAGGTCTTCCGTGACGGCCCCGTCGGCTGGCTGGTCAACGACCGACCCGACGTGCGCAACGCCATGAGCGGCGACATGCGTGACGAGTTCGCGGTCTCCTGGCGTGAGCTCGACGCCGACCCCGAGGTTCGGGTGATCGTGCACACCGGCAACGGCCGCGACTTCCAGACCGGTGTCGACGTGGGCGAGCTCGCCTCCGACGGGATCGGCATGGAGCGCTACCGCCAGTCCATGGAGGACTTCGACGTCCACTTCACCTCGTGGCACCAGGAGGTGTGGAAGCCCGTGATCACCGCGGTCAACGGCATCTGTTGCGGCGGGGGGTTCCACTGGGTGGCCGACGCCGACATCGTGATCGCGGCGAGCGATGCCCAGTTCTTCGACCCCCACGTGTCGGTCGGGCAGGTCGTCGCCATCGAGGCGATCGGGCTGATGAAGAAGATGCCGGTCGAAGCCGTGATGCGGATGGCCTTCATGGGCAAGTACGAACGCATGGGCGCCGAACGGGCCTACGAGTTGGGGATGATCTCCGAGATCGTCGATCCGCCCGAGCAGCTGCGGGCTCGGGCCCAGGAGATCGGTGAGACGATCGCCAGGAACTCCCCGGCGGCGATGGCCGCCACCAAGAAGGCCCTGTGGGGCGCACTCGAGTTGGGACTCACCGACGCCTGCCGGGCTGGTGCGCAGCATCTCGTCGGCATGTGGGGTCACCCCGATCAGGACGAGGGGCCGCGGGCCTTCGCCGAGAAGCGTGACCCGGAGTGGCAGCCGCTCGCCGATGGGTGA